In the genome of Methanobrevibacter sp., one region contains:
- a CDS encoding protein-ADP-ribose hydrolase, with product MEKQLDYLLKVLIDEKDEIIYIPNDFNSKKRLLRALMNIRPPKPIDDDYLKIQDLFLQSQNQVADTDFKSGLNVWQGDITTLNVDAIVNAANSKLLGCFHPLHNCIDNIIHSKAGVQLREECNEIMIRQGFDEHVGDAKITKAYNLPSKYVIHTVGPAISPNRLPTQEECKQLASCYRSCLNLADEHNLDSIAFCCISTGVFNFPQKKAAEIAVETVKNTPHNVDKVIFDTFLDSDFLIYNNLLGD from the coding sequence ATGGAAAAACAACTTGATTATCTTTTAAAAGTTCTTATTGATGAGAAAGATGAAATCATTTACATACCTAATGATTTTAATTCTAAAAAGAGATTGTTAAGGGCTCTTATGAACATCAGGCCTCCAAAACCTATTGATGATGATTATCTTAAAATCCAGGATCTATTTTTACAATCCCAAAATCAGGTTGCAGATACTGATTTTAAAAGTGGGCTTAACGTGTGGCAGGGAGACATCACTACTTTAAATGTTGATGCAATTGTTAATGCTGCCAATTCCAAGCTTTTGGGATGTTTTCATCCGTTGCACAACTGCATCGACAACATCATCCATTCAAAGGCCGGAGTTCAGCTTAGAGAAGAGTGCAATGAGATAATGATCAGACAAGGCTTTGATGAGCATGTGGGTGATGCCAAGATTACCAAAGCATACAATCTCCCTTCAAAATATGTCATTCATACCGTAGGTCCTGCTATCAGCCCAAACAGACTGCCTACACAAGAGGAATGTAAACAATTGGCCAGCTGTTATAGGAGTTGTCTTAATCTGGCTGATGAGCACAATCTTGATTCAATTGCTTTTTGCTGTATTTCCACTGGTGTTTTTAACTTTCCCCAAAAAAAGGCAGCTGAAATCGCTGTTGAAACAGTCAAAAACACCCCTCATAATGTTGACAAGGTTATTTTTGACACATTTCTCGATTCTGATTTTTTGATTTACAACAATCTTCTAGGTGATTAG
- a CDS encoding DUF5654 family protein codes for MAESVHKEMLKTMSVLMTTAFAFVAGAAWNGAIQAIIEQFLPAGDAVWSLLIYAIIVTIIAVIATLIIGRLIAKAGIEIDE; via the coding sequence ATGGCAGAATCAGTCCATAAAGAGATGTTGAAAACAATGTCTGTTTTAATGACCACTGCTTTTGCATTTGTAGCAGGTGCTGCATGGAATGGAGCTATACAAGCTATTATTGAACAATTCCTTCCAGCTGGAGACGCTGTATGGAGTTTATTAATATACGCAATCATAGTAACTATAATCGCAGTAATTGCAACCTTAATCATTGGAAGACTCATTGCAAAAGCTGGAATTGAAATAGATGAATAG
- a CDS encoding glycosyl transferase, translating into MGKKTSFRDLKDLLDLREGEIDELNMELAEKEEKIAKYSRYITKLKHENELMEIKLNNEVSNEKAKIKELDDLAEKIKEKEAIIDDKQEQVKYLRELINDYREQIKETTENLELQLRKIAKTYDGLIEQKDRIIEKQDKSIEELNKTIEEIRKTNKTSMINLDLQNKKYQKMVDDLQNK; encoded by the coding sequence ATGGGAAAGAAAACAAGCTTTCGTGACTTAAAGGACCTGCTTGACTTAAGGGAAGGGGAAATAGACGAACTGAACATGGAACTGGCTGAAAAGGAAGAGAAGATAGCCAAATACTCAAGATACATAACAAAGCTAAAGCATGAAAACGAACTGATGGAAATCAAGCTAAACAATGAAGTCAGCAACGAAAAGGCAAAAATCAAGGAACTGGATGATTTGGCAGAGAAAATCAAAGAAAAGGAAGCAATAATTGACGACAAACAGGAACAGGTAAAATACTTAAGAGAACTTATAAACGACTATAGGGAACAGATAAAGGAAACAACAGAAAACCTGGAACTTCAGTTGAGAAAAATAGCAAAAACATATGACGGCCTGATTGAACAGAAGGACAGAATCATCGAAAAGCAGGATAAGTCAATTGAAGAACTGAACAAAACAATAGAAGAAATAAGAAAAACAAATAAAACCAGCATGATAAATCTGGACCTTCAAAATAAAAAATATCAAAAGATGGTTGATGATTTGCAAAACAAATAG
- a CDS encoding Sir2 family NAD-dependent protein deacetylase, translated as MDRIEKARDAIENADYVLIGGGAGLSAAAGIDYGGDRFRKLFSDYIEKYDIKDMYSATFYPFKTPEEKWGYLSRHVYENRYNVGKTEVYQELFDLVRDKDYFVITTNVDKQFHYGGFDSKRIFEVQGDYGKFQCSVGCHDRLYDNEAQIIEMVESCRECRIPSSMVPKCLICGEEMDLNIRKNSYFVEDESWKIQSNNYRDFLNKINNEKTALLELGVGYNTPTIIRFPFEQITYGNENATLIRFNRDYPEAIEENKNKTISFSEDIKKLICKI; from the coding sequence ATGGATAGGATTGAAAAGGCAAGGGATGCAATTGAAAACGCCGACTATGTTCTAATCGGAGGGGGTGCCGGTCTTTCTGCTGCTGCAGGCATTGATTATGGCGGGGACAGGTTCAGAAAACTTTTCAGTGACTATATAGAGAAATATGATATTAAAGACATGTATTCTGCCACATTCTATCCCTTTAAAACTCCAGAGGAGAAATGGGGCTATCTTTCCCGCCATGTATATGAAAACAGATACAATGTTGGAAAAACCGAAGTTTATCAGGAACTATTTGATCTTGTTAGGGACAAGGACTACTTCGTCATTACAACAAACGTCGACAAGCAGTTCCATTATGGTGGATTTGACAGTAAAAGAATCTTTGAAGTTCAGGGTGACTATGGTAAGTTCCAGTGCAGTGTTGGATGCCATGACAGGCTGTATGACAATGAAGCCCAGATTATTGAAATGGTTGAAAGCTGCAGGGAATGCCGGATTCCCTCATCAATGGTTCCCAAATGTCTTATCTGTGGCGAGGAAATGGATCTTAACATTAGAAAGAACAGCTATTTTGTTGAGGATGAAAGCTGGAAGATTCAGAGCAATAACTATAGGGATTTCCTGAATAAGATCAATAATGAAAAAACAGCCCTTCTTGAACTTGGAGTGGGATACAACACCCCAACAATAATAAGATTTCCCTTTGAGCAGATTACATACGGCAATGAAAATGCTACACTTATAAGGTTCAACAGGGACTATCCTGAAGCCATTGAAGAAAATAAGAACAAGACAATAAGTTTCAGCGAAGATATAAAAAAATTAATTTGTAAAATATAA
- a CDS encoding DUF3427 domain-containing protein, producing the protein MSIEYNSNKNRIRRYVEGDYDYDSFRPSFLFNDSEKGSKVLSPIKENLSRCDEFCISVAFITESGITPLLQVLKELEAREVPGKILTTDYLAFSQPKALEKLDGLSNIEVRMFTVGKDNPGLHTKGYLFREDGDYRIIIGSSNLTQNALTVNKEWNLGFTTFEDDDLSQEIVEEFNNLWSRSVPLEDCIADYSDLYQKRRIILNETSRPSYRRETLEPNSMQKAFIGNLEDIYARGGRRALLISATGTGKTYAAAFALREKYPKRALFLVHREQIAIQALNTFRNVFGNERTMCLLSGNSKDCDGDFIFATIQTMSKEYVYREFDPEEFDYIVIDEVHRAGARSYQKIMDYFKPKFYLGMSASPDRMDGFDIYELFDHNIAYEIRLKQALEENLLCPFHYFGVTDIYVDDVEVKFQNLISSKRVNYIMEKCRYFGYSGSRVKGLMFCSNKKEACQLSAMLNEHGLKTICLTGENTQKEREDAIERLVSDERLDYLDYILTIDIFNEGVDIPEINQIVLLRETQSPIIFIQQLGRGLRKMDSKEYLVVVDFIGNYKNNFMIPIALSGDRTHNKDNLRKYVMEGTNVIPGNSTISFDRIAKEKIFKSIDDTNLSTIAIIREKYGNLKYKLGRIPSLVEFYHLGDIDPILIIENKSLGSYCRFLEKYEKDLKVNFSKRKMNTLEFVSRNLANGKRPHELLILKEIMDMGEIDVEILERVLEEDYHIINDLDSIRSAINVLKLEFNPKDKNKYDIELLDGMGISESFREDLEDEDFRMFMDDLIEYSLLKYLDKYINRYHDTNLVLYEKYSRSDVCRLLNWDRDESSTMYGYKIKHGTCPIFVTYEKGKDNIDYNDHFISQEMFNWMTRSPRTLESPELQPIVNYDENDLSIHLFVKKSDGEGFDFYYLGEAVPVEGTDTEMNGKPIVNFKLKLDNLVRYDIYSYFE; encoded by the coding sequence ATGAGCATTGAATATAATTCAAACAAGAACAGAATCAGAAGATATGTTGAGGGGGATTATGATTATGACTCCTTTCGCCCATCCTTTCTTTTCAATGATTCCGAGAAGGGATCAAAGGTTCTCTCACCGATAAAGGAGAATCTGAGCAGGTGCGATGAGTTCTGCATTTCCGTTGCATTCATCACTGAAAGCGGAATCACCCCTTTGCTTCAGGTGCTGAAGGAGCTGGAGGCAAGAGAAGTTCCCGGAAAGATTTTAACAACTGACTATCTGGCCTTTTCACAGCCAAAGGCACTTGAGAAGCTGGACGGCCTTTCAAACATTGAGGTCAGAATGTTTACCGTAGGAAAGGACAATCCTGGACTTCACACCAAAGGGTATCTTTTCAGGGAGGACGGAGATTATAGGATAATTATCGGAAGCTCAAACCTTACCCAGAACGCACTTACAGTAAACAAGGAGTGGAATCTTGGATTTACCACCTTTGAGGATGATGATTTGAGCCAGGAGATAGTTGAGGAGTTCAACAATCTTTGGAGCAGGTCTGTGCCTCTTGAGGATTGCATTGCAGATTACAGTGACCTTTATCAGAAAAGAAGAATCATCCTAAATGAAACATCACGGCCAAGCTACAGAAGAGAAACACTTGAACCCAATTCCATGCAGAAGGCATTTATCGGAAACCTGGAAGACATCTATGCTCGCGGTGGCAGAAGGGCATTGCTCATTTCTGCTACCGGTACCGGTAAGACCTATGCTGCTGCATTTGCCCTTCGTGAGAAATATCCAAAGCGTGCACTGTTTCTGGTTCACAGGGAGCAGATTGCAATACAGGCACTTAATACCTTCAGGAACGTTTTTGGAAATGAAAGAACCATGTGCCTCCTTTCCGGGAACTCAAAGGACTGTGACGGCGACTTCATCTTTGCAACCATCCAGACAATGTCTAAGGAATACGTATACAGGGAATTCGACCCTGAGGAGTTCGACTACATCGTCATTGACGAGGTCCACAGGGCAGGTGCCAGAAGCTATCAGAAGATAATGGACTACTTCAAGCCGAAGTTTTATCTTGGTATGAGCGCTTCCCCCGACCGTATGGATGGCTTTGACATTTATGAGCTATTCGACCACAACATTGCCTATGAGATAAGGCTCAAGCAGGCCCTTGAAGAGAATCTCTTATGCCCATTCCATTATTTCGGAGTAACAGACATTTATGTTGATGATGTAGAGGTCAAGTTTCAAAATCTGATAAGCTCCAAGAGAGTAAATTACATTATGGAGAAGTGCAGATATTTCGGATACTCGGGAAGCCGGGTCAAGGGACTGATGTTCTGCTCAAACAAGAAAGAGGCCTGCCAGCTCTCCGCAATGCTGAACGAACATGGCCTGAAGACCATCTGTCTCACCGGCGAGAACACCCAGAAAGAAAGGGAAGATGCGATTGAACGCCTGGTCAGCGACGAAAGGCTGGACTACCTTGACTACATCCTAACCATAGACATATTCAACGAGGGAGTGGACATTCCCGAAATCAACCAGATAGTTCTTTTAAGGGAAACCCAGTCCCCGATAATCTTCATACAGCAGCTGGGAAGAGGACTGAGGAAAATGGACAGCAAGGAATACCTTGTTGTAGTGGACTTCATCGGCAACTACAAAAACAACTTCATGATACCGATAGCCCTTTCCGGAGACAGGACCCACAACAAGGACAACCTGAGAAAATACGTAATGGAAGGAACCAACGTGATTCCAGGAAACTCAACGATAAGCTTTGACAGGATTGCAAAGGAAAAAATCTTCAAGTCAATAGACGACACCAACCTCTCCACAATAGCAATCATCAGGGAGAAGTACGGAAACCTGAAATACAAACTGGGAAGGATTCCCTCCCTGGTTGAGTTCTACCATCTTGGAGACATAGACCCGATCCTAATAATCGAAAACAAGAGCCTTGGAAGCTACTGCAGGTTCCTGGAAAAGTATGAGAAGGACCTTAAAGTGAATTTCAGCAAAAGGAAAATGAATACTCTGGAATTCGTATCAAGAAACCTGGCAAACGGGAAAAGACCCCATGAACTGCTGATATTGAAGGAGATTATGGACATGGGAGAAATCGATGTTGAAATTCTTGAAAGAGTCCTGGAAGAGGATTACCACATAATAAATGATCTGGACTCCATAAGAAGTGCAATCAATGTCCTGAAACTGGAATTCAATCCAAAAGATAAAAACAAATATGACATTGAACTTTTAGATGGAATGGGAATCTCCGAAAGCTTTAGGGAAGACCTTGAAGATGAAGACTTCAGAATGTTTATGGATGACCTGATTGAATATTCCCTACTGAAATACCTGGACAAGTACATCAACAGATACCATGACACCAACCTTGTGCTCTATGAGAAATACTCACGTTCCGACGTCTGCAGACTCCTGAACTGGGACAGGGACGAGTCAAGCACAATGTACGGATACAAAATCAAGCACGGAACCTGTCCGATTTTCGTCACCTACGAGAAAGGCAAAGACAACATCGACTACAATGACCACTTCATAAGCCAGGAAATGTTCAACTGGATGACCAGAAGCCCACGTACACTGGAAAGTCCAGAGCTGCAGCCCATTGTCAATTATGACGAGAATGATTTGAGCATTCACCTCTTCGTCAAAAAGTCAGACGGCGAAGGCTTTGACTTCTACTACCTTGGAGAGGCAGTTCCCGTTGAAGGAACAGACACTGAGATGAATGGAAAGCCAATCGTGAACTTCAAGCTAAAATTGGATAATCTGGTAAGGTATGACATCTATTCCTATTTCGAATAA
- a CDS encoding DUF2085 domain-containing protein, translating to MDTKYFICHRLPERSFFWRGHQFPVCARCTGVYLSIVTVPLLRMLRLDFQALLILGIILIAPMAVDGTTQLFRLRESNNYLRLFTGFIGGIGVLCFSALTKTIIMGVL from the coding sequence ATGGACACCAAATATTTCATATGCCATAGGCTGCCTGAAAGGAGCTTCTTCTGGAGGGGACATCAGTTTCCTGTCTGCGCCCGATGCACTGGAGTATACTTAAGCATTGTAACAGTACCGCTATTGAGGATGCTGAGACTGGATTTCCAGGCATTGCTGATTTTGGGAATTATCTTAATAGCTCCCATGGCCGTTGACGGAACAACACAGCTTTTCCGATTGAGAGAAAGCAACAACTACCTTAGGCTTTTTACAGGGTTCATTGGTGGAATTGGTGTTCTTTGTTTTTCCGCCTTAACCAAAACAATAATCATGGGAGTCTTATAG
- a CDS encoding (deoxy)nucleoside triphosphate pyrophosphohydrolase has product MKTVNVVAAIIRKGEKILATKRGYGEFENLWEFPGGKIEENETPEEALKREIMEELNASIEIEKFLINISYDYPDFHLNMDCYLCELKGPISLLEHKDACWIGKDEFETLDWIPADIEILEVLENEL; this is encoded by the coding sequence ATGAAAACTGTAAATGTTGTTGCAGCAATCATCAGAAAAGGTGAAAAGATTTTAGCTACCAAGAGAGGTTATGGTGAGTTTGAGAATTTATGGGAGTTTCCGGGAGGCAAAATAGAGGAAAACGAAACACCTGAAGAAGCTCTTAAAAGGGAAATAATGGAAGAGCTGAACGCCTCCATTGAAATTGAAAAGTTTCTCATAAACATCAGTTATGACTATCCTGATTTTCATCTGAACATGGACTGCTATCTCTGTGAGCTTAAAGGTCCCATATCACTTCTTGAACATAAGGACGCATGCTGGATTGGAAAGGATGAGTTTGAGACTCTTGACTGGATTCCTGCAGACATTGAAATTCTAGAAGTCCTTGAAAATGAACTGTAG
- a CDS encoding AAA family ATPase, producing the protein MQYSKAAEKISKNIEENNIHFVNRETIDDKYYKFQKKYSPDILRNLDDGELLEYVFLHDNDSDNLCYALEFDKEYSRFGSVSGGSSFKYCLFKSKYNKWTSGKSPKNKRELLENEAIEYGRKIVDALVDCCDTIEKSSLNSIKDYDILENKLNNILKNVDLKSTYVWIHKYFHMIFPDKFTTIHSEEWKNYVLNQFDISSTHSYYYNEGQLISIIRNTYLTSYEFYIAFEKQFGKLPKENPTNKNQIWILSPGEQAKLWEEFLENNVIAVGWGALGNLNAFSSKDEIHKELKKVFGKASHSDKNAIYEFSKEMKIGDIVIIKKGNSKILGVGKITSNYRYSEIFEDYDNYANLRNVKWLKVGEWDSEITLPIKTLTNITNTYGHKLLEKIDLPKVSDIYTKEQFLDEAIFLEDSYDELVGLLQRKKNLILQGAPGVGKTFIAKRLAYSLIGDKNEERVEFVQFHQSYSYEDFIQGFKPTKDGFKLENGVFYKFCKKASKDPDNDYYFIIDEINRGNISKIFGELMMLIEEDKRGEDFAINLTYGKEKFYVPENVYIIGMMNTADRSLAMIDYALRRRFVFYTISPLFENDSENGDILKNELLHRGLSNVLASKIIEKFSLLNEKIADDEDLGSGFKIGHSFFLGHGNFDEEWYKSIINFEIAPIIKEYWFDDLEKAEKEIEFLNDI; encoded by the coding sequence ATGCAATATTCAAAGGCTGCCGAAAAAATTTCCAAAAATATTGAAGAAAACAATATTCATTTTGTTAATAGGGAAACAATTGATGATAAGTACTATAAATTTCAGAAAAAATATTCTCCTGATATTTTAAGAAATTTAGATGATGGAGAATTATTGGAATATGTTTTTTTACATGATAACGATTCAGACAATCTTTGCTATGCATTGGAATTTGATAAGGAATATTCGAGATTTGGAAGTGTTTCTGGAGGAAGTTCTTTTAAATACTGTTTATTCAAAAGCAAATACAATAAATGGACTTCCGGAAAATCTCCAAAAAACAAAAGAGAATTATTGGAAAATGAAGCAATAGAATATGGAAGAAAGATTGTTGATGCATTGGTTGATTGTTGTGATACAATTGAAAAATCTTCCTTGAATTCAATAAAGGATTATGATATTCTTGAAAATAAATTGAACAATATTTTAAAGAATGTTGATTTGAAATCAACATATGTGTGGATTCATAAATATTTCCACATGATATTTCCCGATAAGTTCACCACAATTCATTCTGAGGAATGGAAAAATTACGTCTTGAATCAATTTGATATAAGCTCAACACATTCCTATTATTATAATGAAGGTCAATTGATTTCAATTATCAGGAACACATATTTGACATCCTATGAGTTCTATATAGCCTTTGAAAAACAATTCGGCAAGCTTCCAAAGGAAAATCCTACCAATAAGAATCAAATTTGGATCCTATCTCCCGGCGAACAGGCAAAACTATGGGAAGAATTTTTAGAAAATAATGTAATTGCAGTAGGTTGGGGAGCATTAGGAAACCTAAATGCATTTTCATCAAAAGACGAGATACATAAGGAATTAAAGAAAGTCTTTGGAAAGGCTTCCCATTCAGATAAAAATGCAATTTATGAATTTTCAAAAGAAATGAAAATAGGAGACATCGTTATCATAAAGAAGGGAAACAGTAAAATTTTGGGAGTCGGAAAGATTACATCCAATTACAGATACTCCGAAATTTTCGAAGACTATGACAATTATGCTAATTTAAGAAATGTAAAATGGTTAAAGGTCGGAGAATGGGACTCTGAAATAACTCTTCCCATTAAGACATTAACCAACATTACAAACACATATGGACATAAGCTTCTTGAAAAAATAGATCTTCCTAAAGTTTCCGATATCTATACAAAGGAACAGTTTTTAGATGAGGCAATATTTCTAGAGGATTCTTATGATGAACTGGTTGGTTTGCTTCAGCGCAAGAAAAATCTAATACTTCAAGGAGCTCCAGGTGTTGGAAAAACATTCATTGCTAAAAGATTGGCATATTCTCTGATAGGGGATAAAAATGAGGAAAGGGTTGAATTTGTCCAATTCCACCAGAGCTATTCCTATGAAGACTTCATTCAGGGATTCAAGCCAACTAAAGATGGATTTAAACTGGAAAACGGAGTGTTTTATAAGTTCTGTAAAAAGGCATCCAAAGATCCAGACAACGATTATTATTTTATCATCGATGAAATAAACAGGGGAAATATCAGCAAAATCTTCGGTGAACTAATGATGCTAATTGAAGAGGATAAGAGAGGAGAGGACTTTGCCATTAATTTAACCTATGGAAAAGAGAAATTCTATGTTCCTGAAAACGTTTATATAATTGGAATGATGAATACTGCTGACAGAAGCCTTGCAATGATAGATTATGCATTGAGAAGAAGATTTGTCTTCTATACAATCAGCCCGTTATTTGAAAACGACAGTGAAAATGGAGATATCTTAAAAAACGAATTGCTTCATAGGGGATTGTCCAATGTTCTAGCATCAAAGATTATTGAAAAATTCAGTCTTCTGAACGAAAAAATAGCTGATGATGAAGATTTGGGTTCAGGGTTTAAAATTGGCCATAGTTTCTTTTTAGGACATGGCAATTTTGATGAAGAATGGTATAAATCAATTATTAACTTTGAAATAGCTCCAATCATAAAGGAATATTGGTTTGATGACTTGGAAAAGGCAGAAAAAGAAATTGAATTCCTAAATGACATTTGA
- a CDS encoding zinc-ribbon domain-containing protein, with translation MYCPNCGAENLDDARFCRKCGSKLKIERKTTYKTTVDETVNTQQTSQNSNDGSKKWIYIGCCCLSLIILWIVGTLGV, from the coding sequence ATGTATTGTCCTAATTGCGGAGCTGAAAATCTAGACGATGCAAGGTTTTGCAGAAAATGCGGATCCAAGCTTAAAATCGAGAGAAAAACAACCTACAAGACAACAGTGGATGAAACCGTAAACACACAGCAGACCAGTCAGAATTCCAATGACGGTAGCAAGAAGTGGATCTATATTGGGTGCTGCTGCCTGTCCTTAATTATTCTTTGGATTGTTGGAACATTAGGCGTTTAG